GGCGCCCCACCCAAAAGAGCCGGTAGTACCCGTATTGCAGCGCCAGGCTCGTCACGAAGGCGGCGGAGTAGCCGATCCAGACGCCGTCGATGCCGATCCGCCGGGAGAGCAGGTAGGCGGTGGGGATCTCCACCAGCCAGATGGACACGATCGTCAGCACCGTGGGCCACAGCACCACGCCGCTGGCGCGCATGATCCCGCCGAAGATGCTCGCCGCGCCGAAGACGAGGTAACTCCACAGCGTGATCATGAGAAGCCCGTGAGCGATCCGGAACGCCGCGCCGGGCGCCAGGAACAGCGAAAGAATCTCCCCCGCGAACAGGTAGGACAGCGCCACCAGCGCCCCGCCGATGGCGAGGTTGAGCTGCATCGCCGAGCGGACGACGTTCGCGAGCTTGTCTTGCCTCCCGGCGCCGATGGCCTGGGCGCCGAAGATGGAGGCCGTCATGCCCAGGCTGATCGCCGGCATCTGGACGTAGTTCGCCACCTGGTAATACGCCCCGTACGCCGCCGTGGCGTCGGAGCCGAAGCGGTTGACGAGGCTGACGACGGCGATCTCGGACAGGGACACGGCCACCATCTGGATCGCGGTCGGGATGCCGATCTTCAACATCGCGGCGAGGATGCGGCCGTCGATGCGGAGGTGGCGGACCATGTCCCGGTCGAAGCGCAGCGGGTGGCGAATCCGGTGAAGGTACGCGAGGAGGAGCGCAAGGGTGAGCAGCGTCGAGACGCTCATCGCCCAGGCCGCGCCGTCCAGGCCGGCGCGCGGCAGGCCTCCCCAGCCGAAGATCAGGGCGGGCGTCACCGCCAGGCTCAGCACGGTGTTCACCACGAGGAAGTAGAACGGCGTGTTGGAGTCGCCGATGCCGCGCAGGAACGCCGAGTAGGAGAAGAAGAGAAAGAGGGGCGCCGGCGCGAGGAAGGCGATGCGCGCGAACGACTCCGCCTGGGCGAGGATGTTCGCCGGCGTCCCCATGAAGACGAGGATCTTCGAGGCGAAGAGCACGCCGATCGCGCTCACGGCGACGCCCGCAAGAAAGGTGAAGCTGAGCGTCGTGCCGGCGACGGCCCGCACGCGGTCCATGCGGCCCGCGCCGAACGCCTGGCCGACCAGCACGGTGCCGCCGCTGGTCAGCCCGATGAGAAACGAGATGAGAAAGAACATCACGGGGAAGAAAGCCGAGATCGCCGCCAGGCCGGCGACGCCGATGTAGCGCCCGACCAGGATGCTGCTGATCGTGCTGCTCAGCCCCTGGACCGCGTTGCTGAGGAGCAGCGGCACCAGGAACGCGAACATCGCGCCGGTGAGGGGCGCGTTCCAGTCGACGGGCGCGTCCGGCGCGGTCCGCCCCCGCCCGGCGGCCTCCCCCTCGGCGCCTGGGTTCTTCGTGAGCGTTGCGGTCTCGACGTCCACGCGATCGCCCTCCGGGGCCGCGGCCACGCCGCGGCGGAAGTGAACCTTTTCATGATAACGGTTCTTGTCAAGACGTGCTTGGGTCGGCATGCGGCGCGGCGGCGCGAACGCTGGCGCCTGTGCACGGCGCCGGAGTCAGCGCGCGGGGCGGGTGCCGGTCCCGGCGCCGGCCGGGATCCGGAGCATGAGGGCGAGCATCGGCACCCCGAGGGCCAGAAGGGCGATGGACAGCTGGTGCAGGCCGGCGGGCCCCACGCCCCGGGCGAAGACGATGCCCAGCAGGCTGCTAGAAAGGATCGTGCCGGTGTAGCGCGCCATCATGAAGATGCCGGAGGCGGCGCCCGTGTCCTCGCGCGGGACGAAGCGGAAGAGGGCCGCCTGCAGCGCGAGGTTGTGGATACCGTTGCTCACCCCGAGAAGCGAGAGGACGGCGAACAG
This window of the Clostridia bacterium genome carries:
- a CDS encoding MATE family efflux transporter, with protein sequence MFAFLVPLLLSNAVQGLSSTISSILVGRYIGVAGLAAISAFFPVMFFLISFLIGLTSGGTVLVGQAFGAGRMDRVRAVAGTTLSFTFLAGVAVSAIGVLFASKILVFMGTPANILAQAESFARIAFLAPAPLFLFFSYSAFLRGIGDSNTPFYFLVVNTVLSLAVTPALIFGWGGLPRAGLDGAAWAMSVSTLLTLALLLAYLHRIRHPLRFDRDMVRHLRIDGRILAAMLKIGIPTAIQMVAVSLSEIAVVSLVNRFGSDATAAYGAYYQVANYVQMPAISLGMTASIFGAQAIGAGRQDKLANVVRSAMQLNLAIGGALVALSYLFAGEILSLFLAPGAAFRIAHGLLMITLWSYLVFGAASIFGGIMRASGVVLWPTVLTIVSIWLVEIPTAYLLSRRIGIDGVWIGYSAAFVTSLALQYGYYRLFWVGR